The Papaver somniferum cultivar HN1 unplaced genomic scaffold, ASM357369v1 unplaced-scaffold_83, whole genome shotgun sequence genome has a segment encoding these proteins:
- the LOC113345795 gene encoding chalcone--flavonone isomerase 2-like: MKITSLSNSVPVFLISLLMFSLYADKCDATLWPFLKAIEIEGCRFRPFVTPPGSTQILFLAGSGVKEEFGDSKSMKYSSCAIYLQPTCILYLAKAWAQKSVVDITQSLNFFMDIATGPFEKYCRITMLETAKGEDYAAMITKTCEEMLTNSKRYSETAKAALTKFSEAFNGRTLASGSSIHVTVSTSNSVTLAFTEDGSTPKQGDVTLDCKEVGEAFLMSTISLHTTIRESMGSRISGLYKSKIIFDDGPKNDIDDPKIFHLDINLGTGQKPLFDLDNKET, translated from the exons ATGAAGATCACCAGTTTATCAAACTCCGTTCCTGTTTTCTTAATCAGTCTGTTAATGTTCAGTCTCTATGCTGATAAATGCGACGCTACTCTTTGGCCTTTTCTTAAAGCAATTGAAATTGAAGGCTGCAGGTTCCGTCCCTTTGTTACCCCTCCAGGCTCCACCCAAATTCTATTTCTCGCTGGATCAG GGGTGAAAGAGGAATTCGGTGATAGCAAGAGCATGAAATACAGTAGTTGTGCGATCTACTTGCAGCCAACTTGCATTCTCTACCTCGCCAAAGCATGGGCGCAGAAAAGTGTTGTCGATATAACACAATCTCTTAACTTTTTCATGGATATTGCTACAG GCCCATTTGAGAAATATTGTCGGATAACGATGTTAGAAACAGCAAAAGGAGAGGATTATGCGGCAATGATAACTAAAACTTGTGAAGAGATGTTAACCAATTCTAAGAGATACAGTGAGACGGCAAAGGCCGCCTTAACGAAGTTCTCTGAGGCCTTCAACGGACGAACTTTGGCGAGTGGTTCATCTATTCACGTTACAGTATCCACCTCCAATTCTGTTACG CTGGCGTTTACGGAGGATGGTTCGACTCCGAAACAGGGAGATGTAACATTAGATTGCAAGGAAGTTGGAGAAGCGTTTTTGATGAGTACCATTAGTCTACATACAACAATTAGGGAATCCATGGGAAGTCGTATATCCGGTCTCTACAAGTCTAAAATTATATTTGATGATGGCCCGAAAAATGATATTGATGACCCGAAAATTTTCCATTTGGATATCAATTTGGGCACAGGCCAAAAACCTCTGTTCGATTTGGATAACAAGGAAACCTAA